From a single Methylacidiphilum kamchatkense Kam1 genomic region:
- a CDS encoding AI-2E family transporter gives MTPTTYQKTARIIASVLFVLLGFWILHGFLVAMAWAFLIAIATWPFYSWARLKLPRKTPSWVSSLLFTLLVGALLFGPLIYGVFKAGQEAMVLGQFIAHAQREGAPAPEWLQHIPFIGNWLTIRWNSNLATPEAASKTLAHIDSAFLFRWGKTIGFQVIHRMEVLAFTLLTLFFLYRDGRILGKKSLCLIRKLLGTAGERYALHLVSVIRGTVNGLILVSLGEGILLGIAYAIVGLPDPVTLGGITGILAMIPFAAPPVFCTAALFLIAQGMIIQAIGIVIFGFSVLFIADHFIRPVLIGGAVNLPFYWVLLGTLGGLSTFGLLGLFAGPTIIAALLVAWKDFVDTP, from the coding sequence ATGACACCAACTACCTACCAAAAAACCGCTAGGATCATCGCTTCGGTCCTCTTTGTCTTATTGGGTTTTTGGATTCTTCACGGCTTTCTTGTCGCTATGGCTTGGGCATTCCTTATCGCTATTGCCACCTGGCCTTTCTATAGTTGGGCAAGACTCAAACTGCCGCGCAAAACCCCTAGTTGGGTTAGCTCCTTACTTTTTACCCTATTAGTTGGCGCTTTACTTTTTGGTCCCTTAATCTATGGGGTGTTTAAAGCAGGACAGGAAGCCATGGTCCTCGGTCAATTTATCGCACATGCACAAAGAGAAGGGGCTCCTGCTCCCGAGTGGTTACAACATATTCCTTTTATTGGCAATTGGTTAACCATACGCTGGAATAGCAATCTGGCAACGCCGGAAGCTGCCTCGAAGACTTTGGCTCATATCGATTCAGCGTTTTTATTCCGATGGGGTAAAACTATTGGGTTTCAAGTTATCCATAGGATGGAAGTCCTAGCTTTCACTCTGCTTACTCTGTTCTTTCTCTACCGGGATGGCAGAATACTTGGGAAAAAATCACTATGTCTTATCCGCAAGCTTCTGGGCACTGCTGGAGAAAGGTACGCTTTACACCTTGTTTCGGTCATTCGAGGAACTGTCAATGGCTTGATTTTAGTGAGCTTAGGCGAAGGCATTCTTTTAGGAATCGCCTATGCCATTGTGGGCTTACCAGATCCCGTTACCCTTGGAGGAATTACGGGGATTCTGGCGATGATTCCTTTTGCGGCTCCACCAGTCTTTTGCACCGCGGCGCTTTTTCTTATCGCCCAAGGAATGATCATTCAAGCCATTGGGATAGTCATTTTCGGTTTTAGCGTTCTGTTTATAGCCGATCATTTTATAAGACCCGTTTTAATTGGTGGAGCAGTAAACCTTCCTTTTTATTGGGTCCTGCTAGGAACGCTTGGAGGGCTTAGTACTTTTGGCTTGCTGGGTCTTTTTGCAGGGCCAACGATCATCGCGGCGCTCCTGGTCGCCTGGAAAGATTTTGTAGACACGCCATAA
- a CDS encoding NAD(+) synthase has translation MERYNFFNFYNHNFVRVAIAIPVGKVADPFYNIEQIIELSKKAVQNKSMLVVFPELSISSYSCEDLFHQSALLDSSLKALAKLLEASVSFPLLLLVGLPLQVNQLLFNCAALLCQGKILGIIPKSYLPNYREFYEPRQFSQASFATEKSIDLLGQSEIPFGTNLIFQWEEQPLFKMAVEICEDLWVPLPPSSFAALAGATILVNLSASNVTIGKSDYRKLLVASQSGRCIAAYLYSAAGFGESTTDLAWDGEGLIYENGTKLAETQRFSYESQIIFAEIDLDRLQADRMRQNSFGQTKLEFRNEIEAFKTLSFSLGREKDSFLCLERELERFPYVPTDPLTRDQRCQEVFSIQTQGLVQRLRATGISKVVIGVSGGLDSAHALIICAKAMDILRLPRKNIVACTMPGFATTKKTLEQARKLIEAIGAQEYFIDIRPSCLQLFKDIGHPFAQGQKLYDITFENVQAGERTNHLFRLANLVKGLVVGTSDLSELALGWSTYGVGDHMAHYHVNASVPKTLIKFLVRWVSKKEELGQQVSIVLNEVLDTIVSPELIPGEDGQEFLQSSEKEIGPYNLQDFHLYYTLRYGYLPTKTAFLAWTAWHDPNRGHWPEIEGNKEAYRIDQIKHWLKVFLDRFFRMSQFKRSCIANAPKVGSGGSLSPRSDYRAPSDSSSLPWLKDWERIPDSEESFLNKL, from the coding sequence ATGGAAAGATATAATTTTTTTAATTTTTATAATCACAATTTTGTAAGAGTAGCTATAGCTATTCCTGTAGGCAAAGTAGCAGATCCTTTTTACAATATTGAACAGATCATTGAGCTGAGCAAAAAAGCGGTTCAAAACAAATCGATGCTCGTCGTTTTTCCAGAACTAAGCATTTCTTCCTATTCCTGTGAAGACCTGTTTCATCAATCAGCACTGCTTGATAGTTCTCTAAAAGCCTTAGCAAAACTTCTCGAAGCCTCGGTTTCCTTTCCTCTGCTTTTGCTTGTGGGGCTTCCTTTACAAGTCAATCAGCTCCTTTTCAATTGTGCCGCTCTGCTTTGTCAAGGAAAAATACTGGGCATCATCCCCAAAAGCTATCTTCCCAACTATCGGGAGTTTTACGAGCCAAGGCAGTTTTCTCAAGCTTCTTTTGCAACCGAAAAATCCATTGATTTATTAGGCCAATCTGAGATTCCCTTTGGTACTAATTTGATTTTCCAGTGGGAGGAACAGCCTCTATTTAAAATGGCAGTGGAAATCTGCGAAGATCTCTGGGTACCACTACCCCCTTCTTCTTTTGCAGCTCTTGCCGGGGCTACCATCCTAGTCAATCTTTCGGCTTCCAATGTGACAATTGGCAAAAGTGACTACAGAAAACTTCTTGTTGCCAGTCAGTCTGGAAGGTGCATAGCCGCCTACCTTTACAGTGCAGCTGGATTTGGGGAATCCACTACGGATCTTGCTTGGGATGGGGAAGGGCTGATTTACGAAAATGGGACGAAGCTAGCAGAAACTCAAAGATTTTCTTATGAATCACAGATTATCTTTGCTGAGATTGATCTGGATAGACTCCAAGCAGATAGGATGCGTCAAAATAGTTTTGGACAAACGAAATTAGAGTTTCGTAACGAGATTGAAGCATTCAAAACCTTATCTTTTTCTCTAGGCAGAGAAAAAGATAGCTTTCTTTGTTTAGAAAGAGAACTGGAACGCTTTCCCTATGTTCCAACTGATCCATTGACACGGGATCAACGCTGCCAGGAAGTTTTTTCCATCCAGACTCAAGGACTGGTCCAGCGATTAAGAGCTACGGGGATTTCTAAAGTGGTAATTGGAGTATCCGGAGGACTCGATTCTGCCCATGCTCTCATTATTTGCGCAAAAGCAATGGACATATTGAGATTACCACGAAAAAACATTGTGGCCTGCACGATGCCTGGTTTTGCAACGACCAAAAAAACACTTGAGCAAGCTCGCAAACTTATTGAAGCCATTGGTGCTCAAGAATATTTCATAGACATTCGACCTAGCTGCCTACAGCTTTTTAAAGACATTGGCCATCCGTTTGCCCAAGGACAAAAGCTTTACGACATTACCTTTGAGAATGTTCAGGCGGGAGAACGAACCAATCATCTGTTCAGGCTTGCTAATCTAGTAAAGGGATTGGTCGTTGGCACGAGTGATTTAAGCGAACTTGCGTTAGGTTGGTCTACCTATGGCGTTGGCGATCACATGGCTCATTATCATGTTAATGCCAGTGTCCCTAAGACGCTTATCAAATTTCTTGTTCGTTGGGTTTCCAAAAAGGAGGAGCTAGGCCAACAAGTGAGTATTGTTCTCAACGAAGTCCTTGATACGATTGTCAGTCCTGAACTTATTCCTGGAGAAGATGGTCAGGAATTTCTGCAAAGTTCCGAAAAAGAAATTGGGCCTTATAACCTCCAAGACTTCCATTTATACTACACGCTAAGATATGGGTATTTACCTACAAAGACCGCCTTTTTAGCATGGACTGCATGGCATGATCCGAATAGGGGCCATTGGCCAGAAATTGAAGGAAATAAGGAAGCCTATAGGATAGATCAAATAAAACACTGGTTAAAAGTCTTCCTTGACCGCTTTTTCCGAATGAGCCAATTCAAAAGAAGCTGCATAGCTAACGCTCCTAAAGTTGGTTCTGGAGGCTCCCTGAGCCCAAGAAGTGACTACCGAGCCCCATCGGATAGTTCTTCTCTCCCCTGGTTAAAGGATTGGGAACGGATCCCCGATTCCGAAGAGAGTTTCTTAAATAAGCTGTAA
- the miaB gene encoding tRNA (N6-isopentenyl adenosine(37)-C2)-methylthiotransferase MiaB — protein sequence MPLVFLKTFGCQMNVRDSEQVLQDFIEKGYTIAPSEKLSDIILINTCSVRAMAEDKAIDKMLSLKGLKDKNPSVVLGIIGCMAQNRGEEIAKKYPFIDLILGTQKFHKVAEIADQIYRNPRRQQCYVDLSEEANSQNAITKHLAKKRQAVAYVSIMQGCSMHCAFCIVPSTRGEERSRPISEIFEEAQNLTANGVKEIVLLGQIVNRYGAKEFSWKNGKSPFVQLLEQLSTLKTLERLRFTSPHPIGFKEDLIQALKEIPQLCEHVHIPVQSGSDRILKAMRRGYTRSKFLQLIEKLRKEIPDIALSTDVIVGYPGEKEEDFLQTCSLLEEVQFDNAFIFRYSPREGTTAANLNEQLSEDVKFERNYRLLEIQNAITLKKSQRLVGQTVEILVEGESKKKAERFQGRTRTNHLVIIPKNERWRGELLPVKILQTTGHTFYGIPILSGFEDQPAFDQKEEISSAR from the coding sequence ATGCCATTGGTTTTTCTTAAAACGTTTGGATGTCAGATGAATGTCAGGGATTCGGAGCAGGTCCTCCAGGATTTTATTGAGAAGGGCTATACAATTGCTCCCTCTGAAAAGCTTTCGGACATCATTCTCATTAATACCTGTTCTGTAAGAGCTATGGCTGAAGATAAAGCCATCGATAAGATGCTTTCTCTGAAGGGGCTTAAAGATAAAAATCCTTCGGTTGTATTAGGAATTATTGGCTGTATGGCACAAAACCGTGGGGAAGAAATAGCCAAAAAATATCCTTTTATTGATCTTATCCTGGGCACACAAAAATTCCATAAAGTTGCAGAAATTGCTGATCAAATTTATAGAAATCCAAGAAGGCAGCAATGCTATGTAGATCTTTCTGAAGAAGCAAACTCTCAAAATGCGATCACCAAGCATTTAGCAAAGAAAAGACAAGCGGTAGCCTATGTTTCTATCATGCAAGGCTGCAGCATGCATTGTGCCTTTTGCATTGTCCCTTCAACCCGCGGTGAAGAGCGCTCTAGACCAATTTCCGAAATCTTCGAAGAAGCACAAAACCTTACAGCAAACGGGGTAAAAGAAATTGTTTTGCTTGGCCAAATTGTTAATCGCTACGGAGCCAAAGAATTTTCTTGGAAAAACGGAAAATCTCCTTTTGTACAACTTCTCGAACAATTAAGTACCCTAAAAACTTTAGAACGACTGCGGTTTACCTCTCCACATCCCATTGGTTTTAAAGAAGATCTTATCCAAGCTCTTAAAGAAATTCCTCAACTGTGTGAGCATGTGCATATTCCTGTACAATCAGGGAGCGACAGAATATTAAAAGCTATGCGCCGAGGATATACCCGTTCAAAGTTTCTACAGCTTATCGAAAAGTTAAGGAAAGAGATTCCTGACATAGCTCTTTCTACGGATGTGATTGTGGGGTATCCTGGAGAAAAGGAAGAAGATTTTCTTCAGACTTGCTCATTACTTGAAGAAGTACAATTTGACAACGCTTTTATTTTTCGATATTCTCCTCGGGAAGGAACCACTGCAGCCAATCTGAACGAGCAGCTGAGCGAAGACGTAAAATTTGAGCGCAATTACCGATTGTTAGAGATCCAAAACGCCATCACCTTAAAAAAATCGCAAAGACTTGTGGGGCAGACGGTAGAAATTTTAGTTGAAGGAGAAAGCAAAAAGAAAGCTGAAAGATTTCAGGGACGGACAAGGACCAATCATCTTGTCATTATACCTAAAAACGAGCGATGGAGAGGAGAACTGCTACCAGTAAAAATTTTACAAACTACAGGTCATACCTTCTATGGTATTCCGATACTTTCTGGCTTCGAGGATCAACCAGCCTTTGACCAAAAAGAAGAGATAAGCTCCGCTAGGTAA
- a CDS encoding N-acetylglucosamine-6-phosphate deacetylase: MKIEARDYRSGLPLSISIEKGVYKKIDRIPNSPDSFWLPWIAPGLVDLQINGFGGVDLNSEGLSSERFEILCRKLFENGCTHFLATIITRPRNSYQKHLQELHQLVRALPLNCIGFHLEGPFLSSTEGCRGVHRIEWMMKPDLSWLDEVMKASGGKVKLITIAPEIDRELSLQFIKNAVALGSEVAIGHSEASWEIIESAIIAGAKLWTHLGNALSPVVPKFQNVLLNVIASDLPYASLIPDGKHVPMVAFRALAKALGSRVILVSDAMAGAAASPGIYHLGHIEVVVDPQGKAIEKQSGRLGGSTLRPFDGVFLAHKMTGIPWWEWWDAYSVRPAEILGIPHGLTEGNEASFCLLDLSPRPILRELYHKGKKVYPSSQ; this comes from the coding sequence ATGAAGATTGAAGCAAGAGATTATCGTAGCGGACTGCCCCTGTCAATCAGTATCGAGAAGGGTGTATACAAAAAAATCGACAGGATACCAAACAGTCCCGATTCTTTTTGGCTTCCCTGGATAGCCCCAGGACTTGTTGATCTTCAAATCAACGGTTTTGGAGGTGTTGATTTAAACAGCGAAGGACTTTCTAGCGAGCGGTTTGAAATACTTTGTCGGAAACTTTTTGAAAATGGCTGTACCCATTTTTTAGCTACCATTATTACTCGTCCTAGGAATAGCTACCAAAAACATCTTCAAGAACTTCACCAGCTCGTTCGCGCTTTGCCGCTCAACTGTATTGGCTTTCATTTAGAGGGACCTTTCCTTTCCTCTACGGAAGGCTGTCGAGGAGTCCATCGAATAGAATGGATGATGAAGCCTGATCTATCCTGGTTAGACGAAGTTATGAAGGCCTCTGGGGGAAAGGTCAAGTTAATCACGATTGCCCCTGAAATAGATAGGGAGCTTTCGTTACAATTTATAAAAAACGCGGTTGCTTTGGGATCGGAAGTAGCTATTGGGCATTCAGAAGCTTCATGGGAAATTATAGAATCCGCTATCATTGCAGGAGCTAAGCTTTGGACGCATTTAGGCAATGCCCTTTCTCCTGTTGTTCCTAAATTTCAGAATGTGCTGCTCAATGTTATTGCCTCGGATCTTCCCTATGCTTCTTTGATTCCTGATGGTAAACATGTGCCTATGGTAGCCTTTCGGGCATTAGCCAAAGCTTTGGGTTCAAGAGTCATCCTCGTTTCTGATGCGATGGCTGGAGCGGCTGCTTCTCCTGGAATTTATCACCTAGGGCATATAGAAGTAGTAGTTGATCCTCAAGGTAAAGCCATTGAGAAGCAAAGTGGTCGACTCGGGGGCTCTACCTTACGACCTTTTGATGGAGTCTTTCTTGCTCATAAAATGACAGGAATACCCTGGTGGGAGTGGTGGGATGCCTATTCGGTCCGTCCTGCCGAAATCCTGGGCATACCTCATGGTTTAACAGAGGGCAATGAAGCCAGTTTTTGTCTGTTGGATCTTTCTCCTCGGCCGATCTTGAGAGAGCTTTACCACAAAGGAAAAAAAGTATATCCTTCTAGCCAATAA
- a CDS encoding aminotransferase class IV, producing MELPITFSPGFGVFETLRVENGTAFFVEEHWRSLLESAKTLGLYPKKDFRNESLHLPKEASGKWRWIVGPREEKEFFEPLPVETKEGFSLEISEVRVGSRNWDSRLKTLSYLSHFQARLSVNADEAMLLNEQGQVVSGAMSNIFFVKKDKVFTPSLQTGCRNGVIRQWVMSQIEVAEEHFGPETLQAADEIFLTNSWIGIKPVVRFESKILKKGKITTELEGLLANAYSLFKKLSSESGIRSQSFNQGREELSDGAR from the coding sequence ATGGAGCTGCCTATCACCTTTTCTCCTGGTTTTGGAGTTTTTGAAACCCTTAGAGTAGAAAATGGAACGGCATTTTTTGTTGAAGAACATTGGAGAAGTCTATTGGAAAGTGCAAAAACACTAGGGCTTTACCCTAAAAAAGATTTCCGCAATGAGAGCCTTCATTTACCTAAAGAAGCAAGTGGGAAATGGCGGTGGATTGTTGGACCTAGAGAAGAAAAAGAATTTTTTGAGCCCCTTCCTGTTGAAACCAAAGAGGGCTTTTCCTTGGAGATTTCTGAGGTTAGGGTTGGTTCCCGAAATTGGGACAGTAGGTTAAAAACATTAAGTTATCTTTCCCACTTTCAAGCGAGGCTTTCAGTCAATGCTGATGAAGCGATGCTATTAAATGAGCAGGGGCAAGTGGTTTCTGGAGCAATGAGCAATATTTTTTTTGTGAAAAAAGACAAGGTTTTTACTCCCTCTCTGCAGACAGGATGCCGCAACGGAGTAATCAGGCAGTGGGTGATGTCGCAGATCGAGGTGGCAGAAGAACATTTTGGTCCAGAAACTCTCCAGGCTGCTGATGAAATTTTCCTAACCAACAGTTGGATAGGCATCAAGCCGGTTGTGCGATTCGAAAGCAAGATTCTCAAAAAAGGAAAGATCACCACTGAGCTGGAGGGACTATTGGCCAATGCTTACAGCTTATTTAAGAAACTCTCTTCGGAATCGGGGATCCGTTCCCAATCCTTTAACCAGGGGAGAGAAGAACTATCCGATGGGGCTCGGTAG
- a CDS encoding protein-disulfide reductase DsbD family protein, whose translation MAKSKHVEASLLSELDAIAPGSHFYVAVRLKMDEGWHTYWLNPGDAGSATKIDWTLPAGLHAGPIQWPSPTVISLPPLTSYGYEGECWLLIPMDLSQEQQVGSTVTLKADVQWVECAQSCLPGSAALTLTLPVENSPRVDESLKESFQKAKYEIPRSPPSSIEISFLASEKNLTLFFQNKTGKVLNFESAHFFPYQNGIIQYSAPQQIRLRKEGISLEIARPSNAGAVTEPLSGVFTAKLSDWKGIEKINWDIRAKKFISPKTEPQKKEVPFYFNKKFFSYLGLGFIGGLILNLMPCVLPVISLKVLNLVGAAKEEGSSSIIHGLLFVLGVLSSFWIVVGLLIFLREKGLELGWGFQLQSPPFVAFMALFFFLIALNLLGVYEIGLSLISAQSLVEKAKGYLGSFLNGVLATLVASPCTAPFMGSAIGFALAQPPVVIFLVFTSLGLGMAFPVFLLSVFPSLLRLLPKPGPWMVAFKQFLAFPILGAVIWLIWVYGKLRGIDGALDILVALLFIGFGSWIYGKFSTPFHPLGVRVVSSLLALAILSSSFYYAVVETERLFALKTAKKEEWIPFSEAKLEEYRQQGIPVFVDFTASWCLTCQVNKKIALQNPAVKKKFEEVGVVKMEADWTNRDPKITQALESLGRSGVPTYVFYGVDSSSPILLPEVITPNMLLDVLNKIEKAKKQKEAQTKSEEFFQ comes from the coding sequence GTGGCTAAAAGCAAGCATGTAGAGGCTAGTCTTTTATCTGAACTTGATGCTATTGCTCCGGGTAGTCATTTCTATGTGGCCGTTCGGCTGAAAATGGATGAGGGCTGGCATACTTATTGGTTGAATCCAGGAGATGCTGGTTCGGCTACTAAAATCGATTGGACTCTTCCTGCTGGATTGCATGCAGGGCCGATTCAATGGCCAAGTCCAACTGTTATCTCACTGCCTCCTCTTACTAGCTATGGATATGAAGGAGAATGCTGGCTGTTGATACCTATGGATCTGTCTCAAGAGCAGCAGGTGGGTTCTACCGTAACGCTGAAGGCTGATGTCCAATGGGTTGAATGCGCACAAAGTTGTCTTCCTGGAAGTGCAGCTCTTACATTGACCTTGCCAGTTGAAAATAGTCCAAGAGTTGATGAATCTTTGAAAGAAAGTTTTCAAAAGGCTAAATATGAAATCCCCCGTAGTCCTCCCTCTTCTATAGAAATAAGCTTTTTAGCCTCGGAAAAAAATCTTACCCTCTTTTTTCAAAATAAAACCGGCAAAGTCCTTAATTTCGAATCGGCTCATTTTTTCCCTTATCAGAATGGAATTATTCAATATTCTGCTCCACAGCAGATTCGATTACGAAAAGAAGGGATCTCGCTGGAAATTGCGCGTCCCAGTAACGCGGGGGCAGTTACGGAGCCTCTAAGTGGGGTATTCACAGCAAAACTTTCGGATTGGAAAGGTATTGAAAAGATTAATTGGGATATTCGAGCTAAAAAATTCATTTCCCCCAAAACGGAACCGCAAAAAAAAGAGGTTCCATTTTATTTCAACAAAAAATTTTTTTCTTATTTAGGCCTTGGTTTTATTGGTGGACTAATTCTCAATCTGATGCCCTGTGTGTTGCCGGTGATTTCATTGAAAGTCTTAAATTTGGTAGGTGCGGCTAAGGAAGAGGGCAGTTCTTCCATAATCCATGGGCTTTTGTTTGTATTGGGCGTGCTGAGTTCTTTTTGGATTGTGGTAGGGTTGTTAATTTTTTTAAGAGAAAAAGGATTAGAATTAGGGTGGGGTTTTCAACTGCAATCGCCACCGTTCGTTGCTTTTATGGCTCTTTTCTTTTTCCTTATTGCTTTGAACTTACTGGGAGTCTATGAGATTGGCCTCTCTTTGATATCTGCTCAGTCTTTAGTTGAAAAGGCAAAGGGATATTTAGGCTCATTCTTAAATGGGGTTTTAGCAACCTTAGTAGCCTCTCCTTGTACGGCTCCATTCATGGGATCGGCCATTGGTTTTGCCCTTGCACAACCACCGGTTGTCATTTTCCTGGTCTTTACTTCGCTTGGCTTGGGGATGGCTTTCCCTGTCTTTTTGTTGTCAGTATTTCCAAGCCTCTTGAGATTGCTGCCAAAACCTGGGCCATGGATGGTTGCTTTTAAACAGTTCCTTGCCTTTCCAATTCTTGGTGCGGTGATTTGGCTGATTTGGGTTTATGGAAAACTCCGAGGAATTGATGGAGCATTGGATATTCTAGTGGCGTTGCTTTTTATCGGCTTTGGCTCTTGGATTTATGGTAAATTTAGTACTCCCTTTCATCCGCTTGGAGTGCGAGTGGTATCATCCCTCCTTGCCTTGGCTATCCTTTCAAGTAGTTTTTATTATGCGGTGGTCGAAACGGAGCGGCTTTTTGCACTGAAAACGGCTAAAAAAGAGGAATGGATTCCCTTTTCGGAAGCTAAATTAGAAGAATATAGACAGCAGGGAATTCCTGTTTTTGTTGATTTTACCGCTTCTTGGTGCCTTACCTGTCAGGTGAATAAAAAGATAGCATTGCAAAACCCGGCGGTGAAAAAAAAGTTTGAAGAAGTCGGTGTTGTGAAAATGGAAGCGGATTGGACCAATCGGGATCCAAAAATTACTCAAGCGTTGGAAAGCTTGGGAAGAAGTGGAGTACCAACCTATGTATTTTATGGTGTCGATTCCTCCTCGCCTATCCTTTTGCCAGAAGTCATTACTCCAAACATGCTTTTGGATGTGTTAAACAAAATCGAAAAAGCCAAAAAACAGAAAGAAGCACAAACGAAGAGCGAGGAATTTTTTCAATAA
- a CDS encoding excinuclease ABC subunit UvrC, which produces MSVQEKIRMLPHKPGVYLFKDKLNRIIYVGKAVDLHKRVSQYFHPSKKFSGDRKLKALVEAVADLEFYCVHSEAEAVLLEGRLIKEFRPRYNISFRDDKRFLLVKVDLNTPFPRFQITRLKKQDNARYFGPFASAGALRTTLNLMKKNFGLRSCSAVIPTEKDYKHCLDHIIKNCSAPCIGKVSQAEYYQRVQKACEFLEGRSKEMIQEIRQKMEEAARAQEFEKAAELRDLLEALEQTTKPTRRFAKQLPKALSPLEDLEELKTVLSLPKLPVIIECFDISNISSLHKVASMVLFREGKADRSSYRRYRIKTVVGQDDFACMEEVIRRRYKRILEEGGKLADLIIVDGGKGQLSSALKALHSLGLSNLSLIGLAKENEEIYRVGCSEPLILDKSSGALRLLQRIRDEAHRVANAYHQLLLKKRMKESILDECPGVSENRKKLLIQSFGSVDRLRKATIEEIAAVKGIGKKLAEKIFSFLASRN; this is translated from the coding sequence ATGTCGGTGCAAGAAAAAATCAGAATGCTTCCTCATAAACCAGGGGTATATCTTTTTAAAGACAAGCTCAACCGGATTATTTATGTCGGCAAAGCCGTGGATCTTCACAAAAGGGTTAGCCAGTATTTCCATCCGTCGAAAAAATTTAGTGGGGATAGAAAATTAAAGGCACTGGTCGAGGCAGTAGCCGATCTTGAATTTTACTGCGTTCATTCGGAAGCCGAAGCAGTACTCTTAGAAGGAAGACTGATTAAAGAATTTAGACCTCGGTATAACATAAGCTTTAGAGATGATAAACGGTTCTTGTTGGTCAAAGTCGATTTAAACACTCCATTCCCAAGATTTCAAATTACGCGGTTAAAAAAACAAGACAATGCGAGATATTTTGGTCCATTCGCTAGTGCTGGTGCACTGAGAACCACCCTCAACTTAATGAAAAAAAACTTTGGCCTGCGTTCCTGTTCAGCTGTGATTCCTACCGAAAAAGACTACAAACACTGCCTGGACCATATCATAAAAAATTGTTCGGCACCCTGCATAGGCAAAGTAAGTCAGGCTGAATACTATCAAAGGGTTCAAAAAGCCTGTGAATTTCTTGAAGGCAGGTCCAAAGAAATGATTCAGGAAATACGCCAAAAAATGGAGGAAGCCGCTCGGGCCCAAGAGTTTGAAAAAGCCGCAGAACTAAGAGATTTATTGGAAGCCTTAGAACAAACCACAAAGCCGACCAGACGTTTTGCTAAACAACTTCCAAAAGCCCTTTCTCCACTCGAAGATTTAGAGGAACTAAAAACTGTCCTCTCACTTCCTAAACTTCCAGTGATAATCGAATGCTTCGACATATCTAACATTTCTTCACTGCACAAAGTGGCTTCGATGGTTTTGTTCCGAGAGGGAAAAGCCGACCGTTCTTCCTACAGGCGATACCGAATTAAGACCGTTGTTGGACAAGATGATTTTGCCTGCATGGAAGAAGTCATTCGAAGAAGGTATAAAAGGATCCTTGAGGAGGGAGGAAAACTAGCCGATCTGATCATTGTCGATGGAGGCAAAGGTCAGCTTTCGAGCGCCCTGAAAGCGTTACATTCCCTTGGATTAAGCAACCTTTCTTTGATTGGACTTGCTAAAGAAAATGAAGAAATCTACCGGGTTGGATGCTCTGAGCCCCTTATCCTTGATAAAAGCAGCGGGGCTTTACGCTTACTCCAAAGAATCAGAGACGAAGCTCATCGGGTTGCTAATGCCTATCATCAACTGCTTTTGAAAAAAAGAATGAAAGAAAGCATTCTCGATGAATGTCCTGGGGTAAGTGAAAACAGAAAAAAACTACTCATTCAATCTTTTGGCTCTGTAGATAGACTGAGAAAGGCTACTATTGAAGAAATCGCAGCTGTCAAAGGAATTGGGAAAAAACTTGCTGAAAAAATCTTCTCCTTTCTTGCTTCACGAAATTGA